CGCCACCGCGGGCATCGGACCGGAACCGCGGAAGCAGCACGCGGCGTCCACCAGCACCACCGACGGGCCGTCACCGACCCGGGAGAACCCGATCGTCGTGCCGTCCTTCGAGGTCACGGTACCCATGGCAACTCCTCACCGGCTAGGAACGGAACTAGACGGTACAGTACTGTGAGCGTATGGAAGAAGGAAGGTCGGCCCGCAAACGCAGGGCAACCCTGGACGCGGCCCGTGCGGTCTTCATGAGACACGGCTACGTCGGCGCGAGCATGGACGAGGTCGCCGCGCTCGCCGCGGTCTCCAAGCAGACCGTATACAAGCATTTTGTAGACAAAAAACAGCTGTTCGCGGAGATCATCACCGCCGACATCCGGAACGCCGAACAACAGTCGGACGACGTGGTCGCCGGGCTCGCGGACACCACGGACCTGGACGGCGACCTGCGCGAGATCGCCCGCAAGCTGGTCACGGTGGTCACCCAGCCGCACCTGGTCCGGCTGCGGCAGGTCGTCATCGGCGAGGCCGACCGGTTCCCCGACCTGGCCCGCGCCTGGTACGCGTCCGGCCCGGAACGCGGTTACCAGCGCCTGGCCGACCGATTCGCCGACCTCACCGAGCAAGGCCGACTGAACACGCCCGACCCGCTGCTCGCCGCCCAGCAGTTCCTCTGGCTGGCGCTGTCGGTCCCGCTGAACCGGGCGATGTTCGACCCTGAGCCCTACCCGCGCGACGAACTGCTGAAGTTCGCCGACGAGGGCGTGCGGGTGTTCCTGAAGGCGTACGAAGCCTGACGGGACTAGCGGGGCAGCTTCACCACGGTCACGAAGAAGTCGTCGATCTGCCGCACGACCTCGATGAACCGGTCGAAGTCCACCGGCTTGGTGACGTACGCGTTCGCGTGCAGGTTGTAGCTGCGCAGGATGTCCTCCTCCGCCTCCGACGTGGTCAGCACCACCACCGGGATCGGGCGCAGCGTCGCGTCCGCCTTGATCTCCGCCAGCACCTCCCGGCCGTCCATCTTCGGCAGGTTCAGGTCGAGCAGGATCAGCCCCGGCCGCGGCGCGTCTTCGTACTGGCCCTCACGGCGCAGGAACTCCAGCGCCTCGATGCCGTCGCGCACCACGTGCAGCTGGTTGCGGATCTTGTGGTGTTCGAACGCCTCCTGCGTCATGAGCGCGTCGCCCGGGTCGTCCTCGACCAGCAGGACGTCGATCACGTTCAGCGGATTGCTCATTGCTCGTCGTCCTCTACGGCCGGCAGGGTGAACTTGAAGGTGGTCCCGGTGTCCTGGCCGGTCTCGGTGTCCAACCAGATCGTGCCACCGTGGTACTCGATGATCTTCCGGCACATGGCCAGCCCGATCCCGGTGCCGGGGTAGTCGTCCTTGTGGTGCAGGCGCTGGAAGATCACGAAGATCCGCTCAGCGTACTCGGCATCGATTCCGATGCCCTTGTCGCTGACCACGAACGTCCAGAAATCACCGGTCCGCTCCACGTCGACGCGCACCTGCGGCGGCTCCGACCCGTGGAACTTCAACGCGTTGCTGATCAGGTTGCCGAACACGCCACCCAGCAACGACGCCTCGCCGCGCACCGTCGGCAGGTCCGCCACCTCGACCGTCGCCCGGGTCCGCTCGATGACCTCGGAGTAGTTGTCCAGCACCTGGGCGACCAGCTCGTCGCAGTCCACCAGCGTCTGCTCGCGCGACATCCGGCCGACCCGCGAGAACGCGAGCAGGTCGTTGATCAGCACCTGCATCCGCTTCGCGCCGTCGACGGCGAACCTCAGGTACTGCTCGCCGCGCTCGTCCAGCTCACCCGAGTACCGCCGCTCCAGCAGCTGGCAGAAGCTCGCCACCTTGCGCAGCGGCTCCTGGAGGTCGTGCGACGCGACGTACGCGAACTGCTCCAGCTCCGAGTTCGACCGCCGCAGCTCCTCCAGGTCGGCCAGGATCCGGACCCGCATGGCCTCCACGTCCTGGCCGAGCATCACCGTCTCCCGCGGCCCACCGGCCTCGACCGGGTGCTCGAAATCGCCGGACGACACCTGCCGCACGTCCGCCGCCAGCCCGGTCAACGGCGCGATGACGATCCGGTACAGGATCACCGCCACCCCGCTGATGATCAGCACCAGCAGCACGCCGAGCATGACGACCAGCCACATCACGTCGGCCGCGAGCTCGTCCAGCCGGTCCCGCGCCTGGTCGGACGCCTGGTCCAGCTCGGCGCCGAGCCCGCCGAGGGCGGCGCGCACCCGGTCGAACAGCTCCCTGCCGCGCTGGGCGTCGGCCAGCCCTGTCCGCGGCACGCCGGACTGCCGCACCAGCTCGACCTGCGGTTCCGCGTAGCTCGCCCGCCAGTCGGCCGCGAGCCGGCCGACCTCGTCCAGGTCGCGGACCAGGTCCGGCCGCACCGGTTCGAGCATGGATCGGGCGACCATGAGCTCGTTGTGCTCCGCGCGCTGCCCGTTGGTGTAGGGGGTCAGGTGGTTCTGCTTCGCCGTGAGCAGGTAGCCCTGCACCCCGGACTCCTGGTTGATCAACGCGGTGTCGGCCCGGAGCACCGCGGTGCGGGCAGGCGCGATCTGGTCCAGCAGCAGCACCCGGGCGTCCGCGAGGCTGGTCAGCGCCACAGCGAGGCTGCCGATCGCGCCCGCGCACACCAGGATCAGGATCGCCACGGCCGCCATCAGCAGCCTGCTGGCCGGCCAGCGGGTGCGGTAAGCGCTCACGCGCGGTCCGGGGTCGCGCGGTCCGAGATCAGCAGTGCCGCCATGTCGTCGTCCAGCTCCCCGCCGTTCAGTTCCTTCACCCGGTTGATGAGGCTGTCCAGCAGCGTCGCCGGCGTCTCCGCCCAGTCCGGCCGGTCCGCGGTGATCTCGCCGATCAGCTCGATCAACCGCTCCGAGCCCAGCCGCTCGCTGTCGCCGTGCACCCGGCCCTCCACCAGCCCGTCCGTGTAGAGCAGCATCACCCAGCCGGGAGGAAGCGGCACGTCAAGGCCGCTCCACGTGCTGTCCGGCAGCACGCCCAGCGGCAGGCCCGCACGGTCCCGGGGCAGCTCCACCACCCGGTCGCCGACCAGCAGCATCGGCTCCGGGTGCCCGGCCAGGTAGACCCGCGCCCAGCGGCGGTCCGGGGAGATCGTCACCATGCACGCCGTGGTGAACAGGCCGGGCTGGTGCCGCTCGTGCTCCAGGATCTCGTGCAACGTGCGCAGCACCCGTGACGGCTCCTGGTCGGCCAGCACCAGCGCCCGCCACGCGATGCGCAGGAACACGCCGATCGCGGCCTCGTCCGGTCCGTGCCCGCACACGTCGCCGATCAGCACCTGGAGCGTGCCATCGGCGGTGCGCACGGCGTCGTAGAAGTCGCCGCCGAGGAGCATCCGGCTACCGCCCGGCCGGTAGCGGACGTGCCAGCCGATGTCGTCGCCGTGCATGATCGGGGACGGCAGCAGGCCGCGTTCGAGACGGGTCTTCTCGGCCGCCAGCAGCTGCTCGTCGCGCAGTTGGCGCTGGGTCTCCTCAGCCCGCTTGCGGCCGACCGCGTACCGGATGCTGCGGGCCAGGCCAACACCGTCCACCTGGCCCTTGACCAGGTAGTCCTCCGCGCCCGCGGCCACCGCGCTGGTGCCCTGGTGCTCGTCGTTGAGGCCGGTGAGGACGATGATCGCGACCGGCGCGGGGTGCGCGAGCAGCCTGGTCAGGCCGTCCAGTCCGGTGGTGTCGGGCAGGCCGAGGTCGAGCAGCACGCAGTCCGCCTTGGGCAGCAGCCCCTCGGCCTCGTGCAGGGTCCGCGCCCGGTGCAGCGCGACGTCCGCCTCCACCTCGTCCAGCAGTGCCTCGACCAGCACGGCGTCGCCCTCGTCGTCCTCGACGAGCAGCACGTCGATCCGGTCCACCGGTGTCCGCGGTGCGGGAAGCCCTGCCACGGGGAGGGAGATTAGTCGAACTGATCAGGCACTGGGCGACGGCGGTCGGGTGGGTCGCGGTAACGGCGCCGGCGGCCATGACCGAAGATCCTGGCGTGACGTTCTCCCAGATGGTGGCTCTGACGGCCCGACTTCCCCGCCGGGGCCGAGGATTCTGGTACTCCGTGGCCATCGACCTGCTGTGGCCGTTCGTGGTGCTTTTCGTGCGGATGCGGATGGCGGGCAGGGACAACATCCCGCGCGACGGTGGAGTGCTGCTGGCGTCCAACCACCTGTCGTTCGCCGATCCGGTGACGTTGACCGCGTTCTCGCTCGTGTCGGGCCGGGTGCCCCGGTACCTGGCGAAGGCGAGCCTGTGGAAGGCGCCGGTCCTCGGACGGGTGATGTCCTCGGGCAAGCACATCCCGGTCGACCGGAACAGCGTGCGCGCGGGCAAGGCGTTGGACAGCGCCCGCACGTCGTTGGAGTCGGGGGAGTGCGTGATCGTCTACCCGGAGGGCACGTTCACCAACGACCCCGACGGCTGGCCGATGCGCGGGAAGAACGGTGTCGCGCGGTTGGCGTTGACGACCCGGACGCCGGTGGTGCCGGTGGCGCAGTGGGGCACGCAGGTGCTGCTGCCGCCGGGGAAGTTCGTGCCCCGGCCGTGGCGGAAGGTGACGGTCGTGGCGGGCGCGGAGGTCGACCTGTCCGACCTGTACGGGCTGGAGCCGACCAAGGCCGTGCTGGACGAGGCCACCGCGCGGATCATGGACGCCATCACCACGCTGCTCACGGGTGTCCGCGAGCTGCCGCACCCCGGGAGCCGGTGAGTCAGGGCTTGCGGGGGCGCGGTGTGGCGCCCGAGCGTTCCCGTTCCCACCGCAGGTACTGGCCGGCGACCGTGGACACGCTGGTGAGCAGCCACACGGCGACACCCGCGTCGTCGGTGACGCCGATGACCGGCAGCAGTTCGGGCAGCAGGTCGATCGGCGAGATCAGGTAGACGAGGGCGAAACCCCACGTCGCCAACGTCGTGGTGGGCAGGCCGTACGCCTTGCGCTCGCGCAGCAGCCGGGGCAATGCCTTGGCCCGCTGGACGACGTTGCCGACCGGCCTGGGCTCGCCGTCGCGCTCCCACCGGCGTCGGCGGCGCACCGCCCACAGCACACCGGCCGCGACACCCAGCACCAGCAGCCCGATGCCCGCGACCACCGGCGGCAGGCCGATCAGGTCGTCGTCACGCCACAGCAGCGTGCCCAGCCCGAGCAGGGTGAGGACCACGCTGAAGAAGATCACGCACCCATGGTAGTGGCGGTCGGGCCTCCGCGCGGGTGGAGAAGGCGTCGGGTCACAGCGCGGAAACTTCCGGATCGACCGGGACCCGGTGCGGAGCGGTGATCAATACCATGGCGGCGTGAGTGAACCGTCCCGATTAGCCGCACCTCCGGCACGACTTGTCGCGGTGCTGTTCGTCATCGCCGCGTGCGCGCTGCTCGCGGCCGGCGGGTTGGCCGCCGTGGCGCTGGCCGACGACCGTCCCGAGACCGCGTCGGCGACGGGTGGCCGGCCCTCGCCCACCGCCAGGGAGTCCACCACGCGTGCGCCGGGGCTTCCGCCGTGTGTGGTCGGCTCCTGGGTCGTGATGGAAGAGACGGCGATGGTCAAGTTCTACAACAACGAGGCGCCACTGCCGATGATCGCCTCGGGTGTGACCTACGAGTTCCGACCCGACGGGACCGGGACCACGCGGATCGACGGCGTGGTGTTCCGCGGCACGTTCCGGGGCAACGACATCCGGTTGGCGGGCAGGGGCAGCTACGACTTCACCTGGTCGGCCACGGACAAGGCGATCACCTACGTCGCCCGCACCCGGTCGGACGCCACCTGGACCTTCTACGACCAGCGCGGGGAACTCAGCACCCAGCCGGTGGAGCCGAACCCGGCCCAGAACGAGGTGGACGACTACACCTGCCAGGCCACCCAGCTGGTCGAGAGCAATTCCGGCGGCTACCGCTCGTCGATGGCGCGCACCAAGGCGTTCGGGGTGTACGGGTGAAGCGGGTGCTGTTGGCGGCGGCTTTGACGTCGGCGTTGTCGGTGCTCACTGCCGCACCGGCCTACGCCCAGCCGACCAGCCCGGAGGAGTCGGCCGCCGCCGTCTCCCGGCCCGGGATCGTGCTGATCACCGTGGAGTGGCACGGGTGGGTGCGCGACAAGCGCACCGGCGAGGTGTTCGGCGGCAAGGACGGCTACACCGTGAAGTCGTCGTGCAGCGGCGCGGTGATCAGCCCGGACGGGCACGTCGCGACGGCGAGCCACTGCGTCCACACCGGACCGGAAGGCGGTGCGGGCGCGTTGTTCGGCGTGGCGATCAAGGAACTCGCGGACACCGGCCGGATCGGCGATCCGGCCGAGGCACGGCGGCAGCTCGCCGAGCACGCGGTCGCCGAGGGCGCCGTCGCGGACCGCCCGGTCGACCGGGACATCCGGGTCGAGCGGATGGAGGCGACCGCCGACGGGCCGGTCCGGGACGTCGCGCCCGCCACCGTGGTGGACCTCGTCGCGCCGACCGACGGCGACGTCGCCGTGCTGAAGGTTCCCCGCGAGCACCTGCCGTCGTTGGAGATCCGGTCGGACCAGGCGCCGGTCGGCACGCCGATCCTGGCCATCGGGTACCCCGGCTCGGCGGGGGCGGCCGAGGACCCCAACCTCGAGCCCAGCAGCAAGAACGGCCAGATCTCGGCCCGACGCACCCGGGGCGACCGCCCGTTCTACGAGTTCAGCGCCGCCGCCACGAACGGCATGAGCGGCGGGCCGGTGGTGGACATGCAGGGCCGGGTGGTCGGCCTGGTCAGCCAGAAGTCGCCGGGCGAGACGCAGTCGTTCAACTTCGCCGCCGCGTCCTCGACCCTGCTCGACCTGCTCGCCGGCAAGCAGGTCGACGTCGACCTCGGGAAGCACGACCGCGCCTACCTCGCGGGTCTCGACCACTACTTCGCCGGCGACCTCGACGACGCGGTGGACGAGTTCGACGACGCGCTGGCCGGCTCGCCCGGTCACCTCCAGGCCACCGAGTACCGGCGGCTCGCGGTCGACCGGGGCGGACAGCCGGGTGGAGCCCCGGTGCTGATCATCGTGCTCGCGGTGCTCTGCGCGGGTGTCGCGGTGGGCGCGGGCACGGCGGGCACGGCGGTCGCCCTGACCCGCAGGCGGCGTTTGGCGGCGGCGGGACCACCACTGTCCGATATGGACACTCCACCGCTCGGCTTCCCGATGCCGCCGGTTGTCCCGATGCCGCCGGTTGTTCCCGGTGATCCGCCGCCGGTTGGTGATCCGCCACAGAGCGGCCCCGAGCGCGACACCGACAAGATCCAGCGGCGGGAGGCCGACGTCGGCGATCAGGGCCACCAGGCCGAGCGGGATCCCGAATCCGAAAGCCGCGCTTGAGGGTCGCGGCGGCTCGGCTACTTGGGGCAACTTGGTGGGTCGCCTCGGTCCGGTCCGAGGGAACGCCATTCGTCGGCGAGCGTGTCGCCGTCCAGCAGCCCACACACCACGTCGGCCGCGTGCTCCGGCACGAGGTGCCAGACCCGGGTGGTGCCGTCCGCCCCGGCGGTGGCGACCCGATCACCGGTCGAGTCGAACGCCACGTCGTTCAGCTCGTCGTCGTGCCGGTCCAGCCGGGCCAGCTGCCGGCCGCCGTCGACCTCCCACAGCCTCAGCACGGTGTCCTGGCTGGCGGTCGCGAGCTGCTTGCCATCCGGGCTGAACGCGACCCGGCGCACGGCGGAGTCGCTGCCGGTGAGCGTGCCGACCTCGACACCGTCGTTGACCCGCCACAGCCGCACCAGCCGATCACCGCCGCCGGTCGCCAGCAGCGTGCCGTCCGGGCTGAACTCGGCGTCGATCGCGATGCCGTCGTGACCGGGCAGGATGGTCAGCTCCGCGCCCTTGTCCACCAGGTTCCACAACCCCACCTCACCCGCGGACAGAGTCACGGCGAGGGTGCGGTTGTTCGGGCTGAACGCGATCCCGGTGGGGAAGTTGGTGTCGACCGGGTTCGCCTCGGCGTCGCGCGGCTCGTCGCGGGTCGGCCGACGGCCCGTCACGCTCAGGTCCGCGGCGGCGAGCAGGAGCACCTCGTCCCGGTCGTCCGGTGAGCCGGTCGGTGTGCGGCCGGCGACCGCGATCGTCCGGCCGTCCGGGCTGAACGCCACCGCGGTGAACTCGGTGCCGGGCCGGGAGAAGCGACGTGCCTCGACGCCGGTGTCGGTCCGCCACACCACGACCGAGCCGTCGCCGCCGACCGTGACGAACTCAGTGCCGTCCGGGCTGAACGCCACGCCGTAAGCGTCGTCCTGGTGACCGGCCGTCCGGTGCACCAGATCGCCGGTGGCGCTGTTCCACAACCGGACCGCGCCGTTGCCGCCCGTAGTGGCGAGCAGGTCCCCGCCGGGCTGGAACGCGGTGGCGAGCACGACGGCGTCCCGGGTGCCGAGCGCCGACCGCCCGTACGACCACACCGTGACCAGGCCGTCCGAGTCGGCGGTGAGGAGGGTGTGGCTGTCACCGGTCACGGCCAGGCCGAACGTGGACACCGAGCCGGTCGGGAACCCCGCCAGCCGCTCACCGGTCGCCGGGTCCCAGCCGAAGGCGCTGGTGCCGATCACACCGGCGAACACGTACTTGCCGTCCGGGGCGAAGGCCACCGCGCTGACCCCGGCCGTGGCCGTCGACAGCACCAAGCGCTCGGTCCACGTCGAGGTGTCCCACAACCGCACGGACGCGTCCAACGAGCCGCTGGCCAGGGTCGCGCCGGTGCGGTCGAACGCCAGGGCGGAGACCTCGTCGCCGTGACCGGTCAGCGTCGCCACCACGGAGCCGTCGGAGACCCTGTGCACCACGACGTTCTCGTCGGCCGCCAGCGCGATCAGCGAGCCGTCCGGGTGGTAGGCCATCCGGAGCGACGTGCCGACCGGGAACACGACCCGTTCGGCGAGCGTCCCGATGTCCCAGACCACCACGCCGCGACTGGTGAAGGCGGCGAACGTGCGGCCGTCGGGGGAGATCACCGCGTCGATCGCGGTGCCCGGCACGGTGAACACGCGCTCGCGGCCGAGCACGTCCCACAGTTCGACCTTCTTGCTCAACGGGTCGGCGGCGACCAGGAACCGGCCGTCGTCGCTCATCGCCACGGTGCGGTACCAGCCGTCACCGTCGTGCAGGACGGCCCTCTCACGGCGTTCGGGCACGTCCCACAGCCGCAGGGAACCGTCCCGGCCGCCGGTCGCGGCGATCTTGCCGTCCGAGCTCACCGCGATCCCCGTGATCGCGCCCAGGTGTCCGGTCATCCGGCCCCGGTACGAGTCGGCACGGGCGCTGAGCAGCGCACTGCGTCCTTCGAGGGTCGACCCGGCCCGCCACGAACCCAACGCGGCCATCGCCGCACGACGCGGATCGACCAGGCTCGTCAACGTCGACTCGGCGGCGAGCTGACGGGAGAGGTTCTGCGACCGGCCGAACTCCGCCCGGTCCCGCTCGGCCCGGGCCGACTGCTGCAGCTGCGTCGCCACCACGACGGCGACCGACGCCACCACCAGCAGCAGGCTCAACGCGACCACCAGGCCGCGCAACCGGTTCGTGCGGCGGCGGGTCATGAGCTGACCGGCCTGCTCGGCGGCCGTGGAGCGGGCCAGGAAGTCCTGTTCCACCGGACGTAATCGGACCCGGTCGCGCGCGGACTCCAACCACGACGTCAACGCGGCCAGTCGCACGCCGCGGTACAGGTCGTCGGTGTGCTGCCCGGAGTCGACCCAGACCCGCACCGCGTCGGTGAACCTCCGGTGCTGAACCAGCCCGGCCCGGTCCTCGTCGATCCAGTCCCGCAGCCGCGGCCACGCGGTCAGCAGCGCCTCGTGGCTCAGCCGCGCGCCGGAACCGTCCACCGTGACCAGCCTGGCCGCGATCAGCTGGTCGAGGATGAACCGGTGCGCGCTGAACTCGGCCGGGTCGACCCGCCGCCGCACCACCGCGCCGTCGTCCAACACGGCCACCAGCCGCAGCAGGTTCGCCTTCAGCGCTTCCCGGCCCATCGGGTCGAGTCGGGCGTAGATCGCTTCGGCGGTCCGCGACACCGCGCCGTCGATGCCACCCGCGCGGCGATAGGAGGCCAGCGTCAGCACCGCGCCCTCGCGGTGGTGCCACGACTCGCGCAGCGCGTGCGCCAACCGGGGCAACGCGCCGGGGTCGTAGCCGATCTCGCCGCGCACGCCGAGGTCGGCGATCATCCGCTCCGGCAGGCCCGGTTCGACCTCGACGCCGCAGGCCCGCGCCGGGGTGACGATCGCCTGCCGCAACTCGGTGGAGTCCATCGGACCCAGCAGCACCGGCGCGGCCAACGCCGACCGCAGCGGCGCCAACTCGATGCACCGGTCCAGCAGGTCGGCCCGCACGGCCAGCACCACCAACGCCGGTTTCGCGGCGGCGAGCGCGGCGGCGACCGCCAACCGGTCCGCCTCCGGGGCGCCGTGCGTGAACAGCTCCTCGAACTGGTCGACCACGATGACCGGCCGCCCGGTGGACGACCTGGCGCACAGCTCACCGAACCGACCGGGCGTCTCGCGGATCACCTTGGCCCACTCGGCCGCCACGACCGAGGTGTGCGGTGCGATCGCCCTGGCGAGGTTGCCGATCGGGTCGACGCCCGGCGTCAGCACGACCTGGGGCCACTCCTGCTCCCGGTCCGACTGCTCCCGGCCTGACTGCGCCAGACCTGGCTGGGCCCGGCCGGACGCGAGCGCGGGGAGCAACCCGGCCCGCAGCACCGACGACTTGCCCGCGCCCGACGCGCCGACCAGCACCACCGGCTCACCGCCGCCGATCTGCTCGGCCAGCCGCACCAGCAGATCCGTCACCACGTGGTCGCGGCCGTGGAACAGGTCCGCGTCCGCCCGCTCGAACCCGCTCAGGCCCGGATAGGGCGCGGTCGCACGCTCGGTGGGCAGCGCGAGCGTCGGACTCCGGCGCGCGGTGGACCGGACGATCGCCCGCAGCAGCCTGCCCTGGTCCGGTTCGACCGCCGGCTGGGGCGCGGTCGACGCCGCCGCCTTCACGGTGGCGCCGTCGAACATCGCCTGTTCCGCCGCGGTCGCCAGCTCGGTGACCGACCCGAACCGCCGGCCCGGGTCCTTGGCCAGGCCCCGCAGCACGACCGCGTCGAGCCGGGGCGAGATGGTCGGGTTGAAGATCGACGGCGCGGGCGGTGGCCGCAAGAGGTGCGCGGCGAGTTTGCTGGCCGGATCGGTGCCGGGGTGCGGCAACCGGCCGGTCAGGCACTCGAACAGCACGCAGGCGAGCGAGTACTGGTCGGACCGCCCGTCGACGTGCGCGGTCGACAGCCGTTCGGGCGCCATGTAGTCCCAGGAGCCGATCACCTCGCCGGACCTCGTCAGCGAGGTCGCGTCCGGCGACATCTCGCGGGCGATCCCGAAGTCCGCCAGGTAGGCGTGCCCCTCCGGGGTGATCAGGATGTTCGACGGCTTGACGTCGCGGTGCACCAACCCCTGCCGGTGCGCCGCGTCCAGCGCGTCGGCGACCTGTCGCAGGATCGCCAGAGCCCGCACGTGGTCCACGTCGCCGACGCCGAGGGCACGCCGCAGGTCCGTGCCGTCCACCAGCATCATGTCCAGGAACAGCTGGCCGTCGACCTCGCCGAAGTCGTTGACCGGCACGACGTTCGGGTGTTCGAGCCCGGCCGCGATCCGCGACTCCCGCTGGAACCTCGACCGGTACTCGCGGTCCGTAGTCGACGACAGGCGCTTCAAGGCGACCACGCGGTCGTTGACCGTGTCGTAGGCGCGGTGCACCACGCCCATGCCGCCCTGCCCGATCAGCTCCCGAATCCGGTAGCGCCCGAACTCGGACATGTTCCGGGTGTCGCCGTCGGCCCCCATGACTCCCCCTCGTTCGGCCTGACGCCACGGTACTGGGTGTGATCATCGCCAGACAGGACGTGGGGAGGGTGCGCGAACGCCGGCCCGCAAGAGTGGCGCGGGCCGGCGTCGGCGAAAACCCGGCGTGAAACCGGGTGCGGTTCGTTCGTGCCTGTCGGATACCGCAGGTCGGACGTCAGATACCGCAGGCGGAAGCCGA
This is a stretch of genomic DNA from Saccharothrix ecbatanensis. It encodes these proteins:
- a CDS encoding sensor histidine kinase translates to MAAVAILILVCAGAIGSLAVALTSLADARVLLLDQIAPARTAVLRADTALINQESGVQGYLLTAKQNHLTPYTNGQRAEHNELMVARSMLEPVRPDLVRDLDEVGRLAADWRASYAEPQVELVRQSGVPRTGLADAQRGRELFDRVRAALGGLGAELDQASDQARDRLDELAADVMWLVVMLGVLLVLIISGVAVILYRIVIAPLTGLAADVRQVSSGDFEHPVEAGGPRETVMLGQDVEAMRVRILADLEELRRSNSELEQFAYVASHDLQEPLRKVASFCQLLERRYSGELDERGEQYLRFAVDGAKRMQVLINDLLAFSRVGRMSREQTLVDCDELVAQVLDNYSEVIERTRATVEVADLPTVRGEASLLGGVFGNLISNALKFHGSEPPQVRVDVERTGDFWTFVVSDKGIGIDAEYAERIFVIFQRLHHKDDYPGTGIGLAMCRKIIEYHGGTIWLDTETGQDTGTTFKFTLPAVEDDEQ
- a CDS encoding S1 family peptidase, whose translation is MKRVLLAAALTSALSVLTAAPAYAQPTSPEESAAAVSRPGIVLITVEWHGWVRDKRTGEVFGGKDGYTVKSSCSGAVISPDGHVATASHCVHTGPEGGAGALFGVAIKELADTGRIGDPAEARRQLAEHAVAEGAVADRPVDRDIRVERMEATADGPVRDVAPATVVDLVAPTDGDVAVLKVPREHLPSLEIRSDQAPVGTPILAIGYPGSAGAAEDPNLEPSSKNGQISARRTRGDRPFYEFSAAATNGMSGGPVVDMQGRVVGLVSQKSPGETQSFNFAAASSTLLDLLAGKQVDVDLGKHDRAYLAGLDHYFAGDLDDAVDEFDDALAGSPGHLQATEYRRLAVDRGGQPGGAPVLIIVLAVLCAGVAVGAGTAGTAVALTRRRRLAAAGPPLSDMDTPPLGFPMPPVVPMPPVVPGDPPPVGDPPQSGPERDTDKIQRREADVGDQGHQAERDPESESRA
- a CDS encoding lysophospholipid acyltransferase family protein is translated as MTEDPGVTFSQMVALTARLPRRGRGFWYSVAIDLLWPFVVLFVRMRMAGRDNIPRDGGVLLASNHLSFADPVTLTAFSLVSGRVPRYLAKASLWKAPVLGRVMSSGKHIPVDRNSVRAGKALDSARTSLESGECVIVYPEGTFTNDPDGWPMRGKNGVARLALTTRTPVVPVAQWGTQVLLPPGKFVPRPWRKVTVVAGAEVDLSDLYGLEPTKAVLDEATARIMDAITTLLTGVRELPHPGSR
- a CDS encoding PP2C family protein-serine/threonine phosphatase, encoding MAGLPAPRTPVDRIDVLLVEDDEGDAVLVEALLDEVEADVALHRARTLHEAEGLLPKADCVLLDLGLPDTTGLDGLTRLLAHPAPVAIIVLTGLNDEHQGTSAVAAGAEDYLVKGQVDGVGLARSIRYAVGRKRAEETQRQLRDEQLLAAEKTRLERGLLPSPIMHGDDIGWHVRYRPGGSRMLLGGDFYDAVRTADGTLQVLIGDVCGHGPDEAAIGVFLRIAWRALVLADQEPSRVLRTLHEILEHERHQPGLFTTACMVTISPDRRWARVYLAGHPEPMLLVGDRVVELPRDRAGLPLGVLPDSTWSGLDVPLPPGWVMLLYTDGLVEGRVHGDSERLGSERLIELIGEITADRPDWAETPATLLDSLINRVKELNGGELDDDMAALLISDRATPDRA
- a CDS encoding YkvA family protein, with product MIFFSVVLTLLGLGTLLWRDDDLIGLPPVVAGIGLLVLGVAAGVLWAVRRRRRWERDGEPRPVGNVVQRAKALPRLLRERKAYGLPTTTLATWGFALVYLISPIDLLPELLPVIGVTDDAGVAVWLLTSVSTVAGQYLRWERERSGATPRPRKP
- a CDS encoding TetR/AcrR family transcriptional regulator; its protein translation is MEEGRSARKRRATLDAARAVFMRHGYVGASMDEVAALAAVSKQTVYKHFVDKKQLFAEIITADIRNAEQQSDDVVAGLADTTDLDGDLREIARKLVTVVTQPHLVRLRQVVIGEADRFPDLARAWYASGPERGYQRLADRFADLTEQGRLNTPDPLLAAQQFLWLALSVPLNRAMFDPEPYPRDELLKFADEGVRVFLKAYEA
- a CDS encoding response regulator; the encoded protein is MSNPLNVIDVLLVEDDPGDALMTQEAFEHHKIRNQLHVVRDGIEALEFLRREGQYEDAPRPGLILLDLNLPKMDGREVLAEIKADATLRPIPVVVLTTSEAEEDILRSYNLHANAYVTKPVDFDRFIEVVRQIDDFFVTVVKLPR